In Mustela lutreola isolate mMusLut2 chromosome 1, mMusLut2.pri, whole genome shotgun sequence, one genomic interval encodes:
- the MS4A1 gene encoding B-lymphocyte antigen CD20: MTTSRNSMSGIFQADPMKGPTAMHPIQKIIPKRMTSVVGPTQNFFMRESKTMGAVQIMNGLFHLALGGLLMIHTDVYAPICITLWYPFWGGVMYIISGSLLAAADKNSKQSLAKGKMIMNSLSLFAAISGIIFLVMDIFNITISHFFKMENLNLAKVSMPYINIHNCEPANPADKNSLSIQYCDSIRSVFLGIFAVMMIFTFFQKLVTAGIVENEWKNLCSKPKSDVVVLLAAEEKKEQPIETTEDMVELTEVSSQPKNEEEIEIIPVQEEEEEMEINFQELPQDQEPSPIENDSIP, translated from the exons ATGACAACATCCAGAAATTCAATGAGTGGAATTTTTCAAGCAGATCCTATGAAAGGCCCTACTGCCATGCATCCTATTCAAAAAATAATTCCCAAAAGGATGACTTCAGTGGTGGGCCCTACACAAAACTTCTTCATGAGGGAATCAAAAACAATGGGG gctgTCCAGATTATGAATGGGCTCTTCCACCTTGCCCTAGGCGGTCTCCTGATGATTCACACAGATGTTTATGCACCTATCTGTATAACTCTGTGGTATCCTTTCTGGGGAGGCGTTATG TATATCATTTCTGGATCACTCCTGGCTGCAGCGGACAAAAACTCCAAGCAGAGTTTG GCCAAAGGGAAAATGATAATGAACTCATTGAGCCTCTTTGCTGCTATTTCTGGAATAATCTTTTTGGTAATGGATATATTTAATATTACCATTTcccacttttttaaaatggagaatttGAATCTTGCTAAAGTTTCCATGCCATATATTAACATACACAACTGTGAACCAGCTAATCCCGCTGACAAAAATTCTCTGTCTATACAATATTGTGACAGCATACGATCTGTTTTCTTG GGCATTTTTGCCGTGATGATGATTTTTACCTTCTTCCAGAAACTTGTGACAGCTGGCATTGTTGAGAATGAATGGAAAAACCTGTGCTCCAAACCTAAATCT GATGTAGTTGTCCTGTTAgctgctgaagaaaaaaaagaacagccaaTTGAAACAACAGAAGACATGGTGGAGCTGACCGAAGTATCTTCCCAgccaaagaatgaagaagagattgAAATTATTCCTgtccaagaagaagaagaggaaatggaaataaacttTCAAGAACTTCCCCAGGACCAGGAACCTTCACCAATAGAAAATGACAGCATtccttaa